The proteins below are encoded in one region of Pantoea sp. At-9b:
- a CDS encoding molybdopterin cofactor-binding domain-containing protein, with protein MSHSAVPTQQQLLAADDVLLIVDEIQPPPGLVPKGQTPTLKPKELALFIAIDGKGKVWAFNGHVDLGTGVKTSLTQIVAEELNLRMDQVQMVLGDTLRVPNQGATIASATLQISAVPLRKAAAEARRWLTQQAAARLQVTEAELSLDAGEFHLADGTRLSFAELVSGQRSQLRISDDAPLKPASEYRLVGTSSQRVDIPGKATGELTWVHDMRLPGMLHGRVIRPPYAGYDTGQFVGTSLLSIDESSIAHLDGIIKVVQIADFVGVVAEREDQAIAAMETLKIRWKPWEHMLPDMRDVEKAIRDNPRTSRVVHDTGEVDAALANVAQRFTRNYVWPYQLHGSIGPSCAVAAYDAVGLQVWSGTQNPHLLRADLAWLFEIPESDIEVNRMEAAGCYGRNCADDVAADAALLSRAVGQPVRVQLTRAQEHVWEPKGTAQLMDVDGGLDAAGNPQVYDFTTSYPSNGAPTLALLLTGRVDPVALAYEMGDRTSIPPYDFPHMRVTIEDMAPIVRASWMRGVSALPNTFAHESYMDELAHAAGVDPVEYRLRYIQDERAAELIRSTADRAGWTPRTEPQQNSSEPGVLRGRGFAYARYIHSKFPGFGAAWAAWVADVAIDKQSGEIAVTRITVGHDAGMMVNPAGVKHQIHGNVIQSTSRVLKEQVTIESNLIASQEWGSYPILTFPEVPDIDVMMMPRPYEPPLGAGESASVPSAAAIANAVFDATGIRFRELPITSDKLRQALNGPDPQPEPQLPAPVRKKTTRRRKWAFGGAAGLLGAAIGIATNALPWRAAIAPVTPPAAGSWSLEMLERGRQVAAAGDCAVCHTTEGGATNAGGLKMDTPFGTLYTTNITPDKKTGIGNWSFNAFDRAMRQGISRDGHHLYPAFPYTSFRQLSEGDMQALYAYLMSQPAVEQAPPANQMRFPFNMRFLMAGWNTLYLRTGEYQDDATKSAEWNRGAYLVNGAGHCGACHSPRNLMGAEKGGDQFLAGGWVDGWEAPPLNQLSKSPQPWTAASLYNYLRNGYDDKHGVAAGPMAPVVSHLATLPEADVRAMASYLADINGQTPAPVASPTVKPAWNTAAGERLFKGACQACHSASEGGPKLFGVSPAMANSSSLTSATPDNLLQVVLHGIDKPATDELGYMPGFAASLSDKQVADIAAYLRQRYAPNEPAWADLTEKVAQVRANPSSH; from the coding sequence ATGAGTCACTCCGCTGTACCCACCCAGCAACAGCTGCTGGCGGCTGACGATGTGTTGTTGATTGTCGATGAAATCCAGCCACCACCCGGTCTGGTGCCCAAGGGCCAGACACCGACCCTCAAACCCAAAGAACTGGCGTTATTTATCGCCATCGATGGCAAGGGCAAAGTCTGGGCGTTTAACGGCCATGTTGATTTGGGCACCGGGGTGAAAACCTCGCTGACGCAAATCGTTGCTGAAGAACTCAATCTGCGTATGGACCAGGTACAGATGGTACTCGGCGATACGTTACGCGTACCCAATCAGGGCGCGACCATCGCCAGCGCCACCTTACAGATTTCCGCTGTCCCACTGCGTAAAGCCGCCGCTGAAGCACGCCGCTGGCTGACGCAACAGGCGGCAGCACGTTTACAGGTAACAGAAGCAGAGCTATCACTGGATGCCGGAGAATTCCACCTCGCCGATGGCACCCGCCTGAGTTTTGCTGAACTGGTTAGCGGCCAGCGCAGCCAGTTACGTATTTCTGACGATGCCCCACTGAAACCCGCCAGCGAATACCGCTTAGTGGGCACCAGTTCACAACGCGTCGATATTCCGGGCAAAGCCACCGGTGAGCTGACCTGGGTGCACGATATGCGCCTGCCCGGCATGCTACATGGCCGTGTCATCCGCCCACCCTACGCCGGTTATGACACCGGACAATTTGTTGGCACGTCACTGCTCAGCATCGATGAAAGCTCGATTGCCCATCTGGATGGCATCATCAAAGTGGTACAAATCGCGGATTTTGTTGGCGTGGTGGCCGAACGCGAGGATCAGGCCATCGCCGCGATGGAAACCCTGAAAATACGCTGGAAGCCCTGGGAGCATATGCTGCCGGATATGCGCGATGTGGAAAAAGCCATTCGTGATAACCCGCGGACTTCGCGTGTGGTACATGACACCGGCGAGGTGGATGCCGCACTGGCTAACGTCGCACAACGCTTTACCCGCAATTACGTCTGGCCATATCAGCTACACGGCTCTATCGGCCCCTCCTGTGCTGTCGCCGCCTATGATGCGGTGGGATTGCAGGTGTGGAGCGGCACGCAGAACCCGCACCTGCTGCGCGCCGATCTCGCCTGGTTATTCGAGATCCCGGAAAGCGATATTGAGGTGAATCGCATGGAAGCGGCGGGGTGTTATGGCCGCAACTGTGCCGATGATGTCGCTGCCGATGCCGCGCTGCTGTCTCGTGCCGTGGGTCAGCCGGTGCGTGTTCAGCTGACGCGTGCACAGGAGCATGTCTGGGAACCGAAAGGCACCGCACAGCTGATGGATGTGGACGGCGGTCTCGATGCGGCGGGTAACCCGCAGGTATACGATTTCACCACCTCCTACCCTTCCAACGGTGCGCCAACCCTGGCGTTGCTGTTGACCGGGCGCGTCGATCCGGTTGCACTGGCCTACGAGATGGGCGATCGCACCTCGATTCCACCCTACGACTTTCCGCATATGCGCGTCACCATTGAAGATATGGCCCCGATTGTGCGCGCCTCGTGGATGCGCGGTGTTTCGGCGTTGCCCAACACCTTCGCTCACGAATCCTATATGGATGAACTGGCACACGCGGCAGGCGTTGACCCGGTGGAGTACCGGCTGCGTTATATCCAGGATGAGCGCGCGGCGGAGCTGATCCGTTCCACTGCCGATCGCGCAGGCTGGACGCCACGCACCGAACCGCAGCAAAACAGCAGCGAACCCGGCGTGTTGCGTGGCCGTGGCTTTGCCTATGCGCGCTATATCCACAGTAAATTCCCCGGATTTGGTGCCGCCTGGGCCGCCTGGGTTGCCGATGTGGCGATTGATAAACAAAGCGGTGAAATTGCCGTTACGCGTATTACCGTTGGCCACGATGCGGGCATGATGGTCAATCCTGCCGGGGTCAAACACCAGATCCACGGTAACGTGATTCAGTCCACCAGCCGGGTGTTGAAAGAACAGGTGACGATCGAGAGCAACCTGATCGCCAGCCAGGAATGGGGCAGCTATCCGATCCTCACCTTCCCGGAGGTGCCGGACATCGATGTCATGATGATGCCGCGCCCGTATGAGCCACCGCTTGGCGCGGGGGAATCCGCTTCGGTACCCAGTGCTGCGGCTATCGCCAATGCGGTGTTTGATGCCACCGGCATCCGCTTTCGCGAGTTGCCCATCACCTCGGATAAGCTGCGCCAGGCGCTGAACGGACCGGACCCACAGCCCGAACCGCAACTGCCTGCGCCCGTGCGCAAGAAAACCACCCGCCGCCGCAAATGGGCGTTTGGTGGTGCCGCAGGGCTACTGGGCGCAGCCATCGGCATCGCCACCAACGCTCTGCCGTGGCGTGCGGCTATCGCGCCGGTAACGCCACCAGCGGCAGGTAGCTGGTCGCTGGAGATGCTGGAGCGTGGTCGTCAGGTGGCAGCCGCCGGGGATTGTGCGGTGTGCCACACCACTGAAGGTGGTGCCACCAACGCCGGAGGGCTGAAGATGGACACGCCCTTTGGCACGCTTTACACCACCAACATCACCCCGGATAAAAAAACCGGCATTGGTAACTGGTCGTTTAACGCTTTTGATCGCGCCATGCGCCAGGGCATCAGCCGTGACGGACATCATCTCTACCCGGCGTTTCCCTATACCTCCTTTCGCCAGTTGAGTGAAGGCGATATGCAGGCGTTATATGCATATCTGATGTCACAACCGGCCGTAGAGCAGGCCCCTCCCGCTAATCAGATGCGCTTTCCGTTTAATATGCGCTTCCTGATGGCGGGCTGGAATACGCTCTATCTGCGTACCGGCGAATACCAGGACGATGCCACGAAAAGTGCCGAATGGAATCGCGGGGCGTATCTGGTGAATGGCGCGGGTCACTGCGGTGCCTGCCATTCCCCACGCAATCTGATGGGGGCGGAAAAAGGCGGTGATCAGTTCCTCGCTGGCGGCTGGGTCGATGGCTGGGAAGCCCCGCCACTCAACCAACTCAGTAAATCGCCGCAGCCCTGGACAGCGGCATCGCTCTATAACTACCTGCGCAATGGCTATGACGACAAACATGGTGTGGCCGCCGGGCCAATGGCGCCGGTGGTGAGCCATCTGGCGACGCTGCCGGAAGCGGATGTGCGCGCGATGGCGAGTTATCTGGCGGATATCAATGGCCAGACACCTGCACCCGTGGCGTCTCCCACGGTGAAACCGGCCTGGAACACCGCCGCCGGAGAACGTCTGTTTAAGGGTGCATGCCAGGCATGTCATAGCGCCAGCGAAGGGGGGCCGAAGTTGTTTGGCGTCAGCCCCGCCATGGCGAACAGCAGCAGCCTGACCAGCGCCACGCCGGATAACCTGTTGCAGGTGGTGTTACACGGGATCGATAAACCCGCCACCGATGAGCTGGGGTATATGCCAGGCTTCGCCGCCAGTCTGTCCGATAAGCAGGTCGCCGACATTGCCGCGTATCTGCGCCAGCGTTACGCCCCGAACGAACCCGCCTGGGCTGATTTAACGGAAAAAGTGGCGCAGGTACGCGCGAACCCCAGCAGTCACTGA
- a CDS encoding NTP transferase domain-containing protein, with product MNTPGIIILAAGLGLRFNRAGGQGNKLLAPQQNQQPLLALTLRQAQDSGLPVLVVTRPEYHAVLDLAQQCQIPAITVASSGSGESIAAGIRQTRNWAGWLIQPGDMAWVTAQDHQYVAQALAAGAQQVRLCWDQQPGHPVGFAAGYGQALSELSGDNGARMLLDPTILLTISAHAGVIRDADLPEPTNHS from the coding sequence ATGAACACTCCCGGAATTATCATCCTTGCCGCCGGACTGGGGTTGCGTTTTAACCGCGCCGGAGGGCAGGGCAACAAACTGCTGGCACCGCAGCAGAATCAACAACCCCTGCTGGCCTTAACCCTGCGCCAGGCGCAGGACTCTGGTTTGCCGGTGCTGGTGGTTACCCGTCCCGAATATCATGCGGTCCTCGATCTTGCACAACAATGCCAGATTCCCGCGATCACGGTTGCCAGCAGCGGCAGCGGTGAGAGTATCGCTGCTGGCATACGCCAGACCAGAAATTGGGCAGGCTGGCTGATTCAACCAGGTGATATGGCATGGGTGACCGCGCAGGATCATCAGTATGTCGCGCAGGCACTGGCCGCCGGTGCTCAACAGGTACGGCTATGCTGGGACCAGCAGCCGGGGCATCCGGTGGGATTTGCTGCAGGTTATGGTCAGGCGTTGAGTGAACTTAGCGGGGATAACGGCGCACGCATGCTGCTGGATCCGACGATCCTGCTCACAATCAGCGCGCATGCCGGGGTGATTCGCGATGCAGATCTGCCAGAACCTACAAACCATTCCTGA
- a CDS encoding RepB family plasmid replication initiator protein, with amino-acid sequence MADKESENKALLEPFLSVTKNSGEVIQLHPNKNNTVQPVALMRLGLFVPTLKSTARGKSGAMASTDATKELKNLSLVKAEGYEKITITGARLDMDNDFKTWAGIIQSFSRYPSKGDTVTLPFIDFVKMCGIPSANSSAALRKRLDASLRRIATNTLSFEGNGKAYHTHLVQSAYYDREKDVVRIQADPKLFELYNFDHKVLLQLRAISRLKRKESAQALYTYLESLPTNPAPISLARLRMRLNLGSKTTTQNHVVRRAMEQLKEIGYLDYSEVKRGRSVFFIIHSRTPKLDGISNLESIDALEDLDFED; translated from the coding sequence ATGGCAGATAAAGAGAGTGAAAACAAGGCGTTACTTGAACCTTTTCTGTCGGTGACAAAAAACAGCGGTGAAGTTATTCAGCTCCACCCTAACAAAAATAACACCGTACAACCGGTGGCGTTAATGCGCCTTGGACTGTTCGTACCGACACTGAAGTCAACTGCACGCGGCAAATCTGGCGCGATGGCCTCCACTGATGCCACCAAAGAGCTGAAGAACCTCTCGTTGGTCAAAGCCGAGGGCTATGAAAAGATTACCATTACCGGTGCCAGGCTGGATATGGATAACGATTTCAAAACCTGGGCCGGGATTATCCAGTCATTCTCACGCTATCCGTCGAAAGGCGATACGGTGACGTTGCCGTTTATCGATTTCGTCAAAATGTGTGGTATCCCCTCGGCGAACTCGTCTGCGGCCCTGCGTAAGCGCCTCGATGCCTCATTACGCCGTATCGCGACCAATACCCTCTCCTTCGAAGGCAATGGTAAGGCTTACCATACGCACCTGGTGCAATCGGCCTATTACGATCGAGAAAAGGATGTGGTGCGTATCCAGGCGGATCCTAAGTTGTTCGAACTGTATAACTTCGATCACAAGGTGTTGTTGCAGCTGCGAGCCATCTCCCGTCTTAAGCGGAAGGAATCAGCCCAGGCGCTGTATACCTATCTGGAGAGTCTGCCAACGAACCCTGCCCCTATTTCGCTGGCACGTTTGCGCATGCGCCTGAACCTCGGTTCTAAAACCACCACGCAAAACCATGTTGTGCGTCGTGCCATGGAGCAGCTAAAAGAGATTGGTTATCTCGACTACTCAGAAGTTAAACGTGGCCGTTCGGTGTTTTTTATTATCCACAGTCGTACTCCAAAACTCGACGGGATCAGCAATCTTGAGAGTATCGATGCCCTCGAAGATTTGGATTTCGAAGACTGA
- a CDS encoding ParB family protein, producing the protein MSAKRITIGRTFSQTPLQTEETSEGHAQTFILSTGKRAQFTLERIAAKEIEDRTFVVMETNGRDQSGLTPESLRDIIRTIKLQQFFPAIGVQRDDRIEILDGSRRRAAALHCKTGLDVLVTDAAISAEEARRLAQDIQTAREHNLREVGMRLMALKDSGLSQKEIAQSEGLSQAKVTRALQAASVPADLITLFPNHSELTYPDYKSLLQAYEKLQETGQTVEALIDAIGMDVDTVCARDGLAEDEVKNGILRLVRNGSQTLVQSPAKDKVVATALWTFADKDRFARKKTRGRMFSYEFNRQSKELQDELDRVINETLSKYLNQ; encoded by the coding sequence ATGAGCGCAAAACGCATTACGATTGGCAGAACGTTCAGCCAGACACCGCTGCAAACAGAAGAAACATCAGAAGGCCATGCCCAAACCTTTATCCTGTCGACGGGAAAACGTGCCCAGTTCACCCTCGAACGGATTGCAGCGAAAGAAATTGAAGACAGAACCTTTGTGGTGATGGAAACCAACGGTCGCGATCAGTCGGGTCTTACACCTGAATCGCTGCGCGACATTATCCGTACTATCAAATTGCAGCAGTTCTTTCCGGCAATTGGTGTTCAGCGTGATGACCGTATCGAGATTCTTGATGGTTCACGCCGCCGTGCTGCGGCATTGCATTGCAAAACCGGCCTCGATGTACTGGTTACTGACGCAGCGATTAGTGCCGAGGAAGCGCGTCGTCTGGCGCAGGATATTCAGACTGCGCGTGAACATAATCTGCGTGAAGTCGGCATGCGCCTGATGGCTCTGAAGGACAGTGGGCTATCACAAAAGGAAATCGCGCAGAGTGAAGGTCTGTCACAAGCTAAGGTAACGCGTGCATTGCAGGCTGCCAGTGTACCGGCGGATTTAATCACGCTGTTCCCCAACCATTCTGAATTGACTTATCCCGACTATAAATCCCTGTTGCAGGCTTATGAGAAATTACAGGAAACCGGGCAAACGGTTGAAGCCTTGATCGATGCAATTGGTATGGATGTCGATACCGTTTGTGCGCGCGATGGCCTGGCCGAAGATGAAGTGAAGAACGGCATTTTGCGACTGGTACGCAACGGCAGTCAGACACTGGTGCAGTCACCGGCAAAAGATAAAGTGGTTGCTACCGCGCTTTGGACCTTTGCCGACAAAGACCGTTTTGCGCGTAAAAAGACACGTGGCCGCATGTTCAGCTATGAGTTTAATCGTCAGTCAAAAGAGTTGCAGGATGAGCTGGATCGGGTGATAAACGAAACCCTCAGCAAATATCTCAATCAGTAA
- a CDS encoding MarR family winged helix-turn-helix transcriptional regulator produces MSHDHTSSAEDNYDYTQQVGHLLRKVYQRHVAIFQQHVGDSQITAVQFITLCALRDHGPSAQNDLVRYTAVDQATIRGVVERLKARDLVSLGPDPTDKRKVIVMLTASGQALIQHTTDNAVRITEMTYGQLNPAERVALVYLLRKMLDDTSQS; encoded by the coding sequence ATGTCACACGACCACACTTCCTCCGCGGAAGACAATTACGACTACACCCAACAGGTTGGCCATCTGCTGCGCAAGGTTTATCAGCGCCATGTGGCGATTTTTCAGCAACATGTGGGTGATTCACAGATCACGGCGGTGCAATTTATTACCCTCTGTGCGCTGCGGGACCACGGTCCCAGCGCGCAGAACGATTTGGTGCGTTACACCGCTGTCGATCAGGCCACCATCCGCGGCGTGGTTGAACGTTTGAAGGCGCGCGATCTGGTCAGTCTTGGCCCTGATCCGACCGACAAACGCAAAGTGATTGTGATGCTGACAGCGTCAGGACAGGCGCTGATTCAGCACACCACCGACAACGCAGTGCGCATTACTGAAATGACGTATGGGCAGCTAAATCCAGCCGAACGAGTCGCACTGGTTTATCTGCTCAGGAAAATGCTGGACGACACGAGCCAGTCATAA
- a CDS encoding (2Fe-2S)-binding protein, translating into MMAQQSATTVSPAGLRCYSLKVNGEEKEVTSYRDTSLLLVLRNELSLNGPKYGCGLGECGACTVMIDGVAARACVIPAYGVRQRAITTLEGLGQRDALHPVQQAFIEEQAAQCGYCLNGMIMTTAALLRDIPCPSDQQIRSALSGNLCRCGTHQEILCAVKRAVQLCLQQAEAAQ; encoded by the coding sequence ATGATGGCACAACAGTCTGCCACGACAGTTTCACCTGCAGGTTTACGCTGTTATTCATTGAAGGTTAATGGCGAAGAGAAAGAAGTCACCAGTTACCGCGATACCTCGTTATTGCTGGTGCTGCGTAATGAATTATCCCTCAACGGCCCGAAGTATGGCTGTGGTCTGGGCGAGTGCGGTGCCTGTACCGTAATGATTGATGGCGTTGCCGCACGCGCCTGCGTGATCCCGGCGTATGGCGTGCGCCAGCGCGCGATCACCACGCTGGAAGGCTTAGGCCAGCGGGATGCACTGCATCCGGTGCAGCAGGCGTTTATTGAAGAACAGGCTGCGCAATGCGGCTATTGTCTCAATGGCATGATCATGACCACCGCCGCGCTACTGCGCGATATTCCCTGCCCCAGCGATCAGCAAATTCGTTCCGCCCTGAGCGGCAATCTGTGCCGTTGTGGCACCCATCAGGAGATCCTCTGTGCAGTAAAACGCGCGGTACAGCTCTGCCTGCAACAGGCGGAGGCAGCACAATGA
- a CDS encoding XdhC family protein, protein MLSLDQRVIDQGLLWLQQGKVIWLCTVLHSWGSAPRSPGAMLVADAEGHWSGSLSGGCIEEDFLARVQQGAYPHVSERVRYGAEGLTPPVQLPCGGVLDVLVERLEPQERSLALLGAMQEALSGGPLLTRYITLGCDHEWQPLATGAPLPLLRYDDDSAVLPVGAVTTVLIAGYSAVASDCIRLALMLGFRVVVCEHRDAEFEQLQAASGTSENLHCVQQHPARYLEQSGASAGTAILCLTHDPRVDDLTLMEAVHTPAFYIGAMGSAKNSQKRLQRLAELGGLSEQALARIHAPVGLPIGSKTPGEIALATLADIVRVRNGL, encoded by the coding sequence ATGCTGTCACTCGATCAACGTGTGATTGACCAGGGATTGCTGTGGCTGCAACAGGGCAAAGTGATCTGGCTATGCACCGTGCTGCATAGCTGGGGATCAGCGCCACGTTCGCCTGGGGCCATGCTGGTGGCAGACGCTGAAGGCCACTGGAGCGGATCGCTTTCCGGCGGCTGTATCGAGGAAGATTTCCTCGCACGCGTCCAGCAAGGCGCGTACCCCCACGTTAGCGAGCGGGTGCGTTATGGCGCGGAAGGCTTAACGCCACCGGTCCAGCTCCCTTGTGGCGGGGTGTTGGATGTGCTGGTGGAACGTCTTGAGCCACAGGAGCGTTCTCTGGCGCTGCTGGGTGCGATGCAGGAGGCACTCAGTGGCGGTCCGTTACTGACGCGCTACATCACCCTTGGCTGCGATCATGAGTGGCAGCCGCTGGCGACGGGCGCTCCCCTGCCCCTGCTCAGGTATGACGATGACAGCGCAGTGCTGCCTGTAGGCGCGGTAACCACGGTACTGATCGCCGGTTACTCCGCCGTTGCCAGTGATTGCATCCGTCTGGCGTTGATGCTCGGTTTTCGCGTGGTGGTGTGTGAACATCGTGATGCTGAATTCGAGCAGTTACAGGCGGCAAGCGGAACGAGCGAAAATCTGCATTGCGTTCAGCAGCACCCGGCGCGCTATCTGGAGCAATCGGGGGCGTCGGCGGGGACAGCGATCCTTTGCCTGACGCATGATCCCCGTGTCGATGATTTAACGCTGATGGAAGCCGTGCATACGCCAGCGTTTTACATTGGCGCGATGGGATCGGCGAAGAACAGCCAGAAACGTCTGCAACGTCTGGCTGAACTGGGAGGATTATCAGAACAGGCGCTGGCGCGCATTCATGCGCCGGTCGGTCTGCCGATCGGCAGTAAAACGCCCGGTGAGATTGCACTGGCAACGCTGGCAGATATCGTGCGCGTCAGGAATGGTTTGTAG
- a CDS encoding AAA family ATPase has translation MANDEKQVLKVAQRSERMLMSLTEQIQAQKEELQENTFYQVYAKAALAKLPKLTRASVDYAVNEMEENDYPFDKRAAGSSTKYAMSIQNIIDIYHHRGVPKYRDRHSEAFTLFVGNLKGGVSKTVSTVSLAHALRAHPHLLFEDLRILVIDLDPQSSATMFLNHERSVGLVEATAAQAMLQNVSREELLSEFIVPSIIPGVDVLPASIDDAFIASRWDELCAEHLPQHNVHSVLHENVIVKLKKDYDFIFIDSGPHLDAFLKNAIAASDLLMTPVPPAQVDFHSTLKYLTRLPELIGIIEDSGASCRLQGNIGFMSKLSNKADHKLCHSLAKEIFGGDMLDAALPRLDGFERCGESFDTVISANPSTYVGSSEALKNARSAAEDFAKAVFDRIEFIRLN, from the coding sequence ATGGCTAACGATGAAAAGCAGGTTCTGAAGGTTGCTCAGCGTTCTGAGAGAATGCTGATGAGTCTGACGGAACAGATCCAGGCACAGAAAGAAGAATTGCAGGAAAACACCTTTTATCAGGTGTACGCGAAAGCCGCACTGGCAAAACTGCCAAAGTTGACGCGTGCCAGTGTTGACTACGCCGTCAATGAGATGGAAGAAAACGATTATCCTTTTGATAAACGTGCCGCTGGCAGTTCAACAAAATATGCGATGTCCATTCAGAACATTATCGATATCTACCATCACCGTGGTGTGCCTAAGTATCGTGACCGGCACAGTGAAGCTTTCACGCTGTTTGTGGGCAACCTGAAAGGTGGTGTGTCGAAAACCGTCTCAACGGTTTCTCTTGCTCATGCGTTACGAGCACATCCGCATTTGCTGTTTGAAGATTTACGTATTCTGGTCATCGACCTTGACCCGCAATCCTCAGCGACCATGTTCCTTAATCACGAACGTTCTGTCGGCCTTGTCGAAGCGACTGCGGCGCAGGCGATGTTGCAGAATGTTAGCCGCGAAGAACTGTTAAGCGAGTTTATTGTGCCTTCCATCATCCCTGGTGTGGATGTACTGCCCGCTTCTATTGATGATGCCTTCATTGCTTCACGCTGGGACGAACTTTGCGCTGAGCATCTACCGCAGCACAACGTTCATTCGGTATTGCATGAGAACGTCATCGTTAAGTTGAAGAAAGATTATGACTTCATCTTTATCGACAGCGGCCCGCATCTTGATGCATTCCTGAAAAACGCCATTGCCGCGTCCGATTTACTGATGACCCCCGTACCGCCAGCACAGGTCGATTTTCACTCCACCCTCAAGTATTTGACGCGCCTGCCGGAGTTGATTGGCATCATTGAAGATTCGGGAGCCAGCTGTCGCCTGCAAGGCAACATTGGATTTATGTCAAAGCTCTCCAATAAAGCAGACCACAAGCTGTGTCACAGTCTCGCGAAAGAGATTTTTGGTGGAGACATGCTGGATGCGGCATTGCCACGACTGGACGGTTTTGAACGTTGTGGTGAGTCCTTTGATACCGTGATCTCGGCCAATCCTTCTACCTATGTGGGTAGCAGTGAAGCCTTAAAGAATGCGCGTTCGGCGGCGGAAGACTTCGCCAAGGCCGTATTTGACCGTATTGAATTTATTCGCCTGAACTGA
- a CDS encoding aldehyde dehydrogenase family protein encodes MTDNVISRNPTNGEILASWPLQNAAELEISLQQSAQAFSEWRMTSMVQRVQVLRQLAEQIRQRQDELAAMATLEMGKPIAQARAEVLKCSNLCDWYAEHGPAMLADKPTLVENQQAWQAFRPLGVILAVMPWNFPYWQVLRGAVSMLLAGNTYLLKHAPSVMGCANLITSLFDATDLPKGAFTVINVDNDGVSIAIKDPRIAAVAVTGSVRAGGAIAAQAGAVLKKTVLELGGADPFIVLADADLDAAVASAVTGRYQNTGQVCMAAKRFIIEESVAEAFEARFSAAVQALNIGDPLEETTYIGPMARYDLRDELDRQVQQSIAEGARVVTGAHKIEGPGNYYAPTILADVTPEMTAFQQEIFGPVAAITVARDAQHALELANNSEFGLSATIWSGNEALANELAQQLETGAVFINGNGASDPRVAIGGVKKSGYGRELSSFGVYEFCNVQTVWKNRR; translated from the coding sequence ATGACTGACAATGTAATCTCACGCAATCCTACCAACGGTGAAATCCTTGCAAGCTGGCCGCTACAGAATGCAGCTGAACTGGAAATTTCATTACAGCAAAGCGCACAGGCCTTTAGCGAATGGCGCATGACCAGCATGGTGCAGCGAGTCCAAGTCCTGCGCCAGTTGGCAGAGCAGATCCGCCAACGTCAGGATGAACTGGCTGCTATGGCAACCCTGGAAATGGGTAAACCTATCGCTCAGGCACGTGCTGAGGTTTTGAAATGTTCCAACCTGTGTGACTGGTATGCTGAACATGGTCCGGCGATGCTGGCAGATAAACCCACGCTGGTGGAAAATCAGCAGGCATGGCAGGCATTTCGTCCACTGGGTGTGATCCTCGCTGTGATGCCATGGAACTTCCCGTACTGGCAGGTACTGCGTGGCGCAGTCAGCATGTTGCTGGCAGGCAACACCTACCTGTTGAAACATGCACCCAGCGTGATGGGCTGTGCCAACCTGATCACCAGCTTGTTCGATGCCACTGATTTGCCCAAAGGGGCATTCACGGTCATTAACGTGGATAACGACGGTGTTTCCATCGCCATCAAAGATCCGCGTATTGCTGCGGTCGCCGTGACTGGCAGCGTGCGCGCAGGTGGAGCCATCGCAGCACAAGCCGGGGCGGTGCTGAAGAAAACCGTGCTGGAACTGGGCGGTGCCGATCCTTTTATCGTACTTGCGGATGCAGACCTGGATGCAGCAGTGGCCTCAGCGGTCACAGGACGCTATCAGAACACCGGACAGGTCTGTATGGCAGCCAAACGCTTTATTATCGAAGAAAGTGTCGCTGAGGCCTTTGAGGCGCGTTTTAGCGCAGCGGTACAGGCACTGAATATTGGCGACCCTCTGGAAGAGACAACCTACATCGGCCCTATGGCCCGCTATGACCTGCGAGACGAACTGGATCGCCAAGTCCAGCAAAGCATTGCCGAAGGTGCCCGAGTGGTAACAGGAGCGCACAAAATCGAAGGCCCGGGTAACTACTATGCGCCAACCATCCTCGCCGATGTTACACCTGAGATGACCGCATTCCAGCAGGAGATCTTTGGACCCGTGGCCGCCATCACTGTGGCCCGCGATGCACAACATGCGCTGGAACTGGCAAACAACAGCGAGTTTGGTCTGAGTGCCACGATCTGGAGTGGCAACGAGGCGCTGGCGAATGAACTGGCGCAGCAACTGGAAACGGGCGCGGTATTTATCAATGGCAATGGCGCATCAGATCCCCGTGTCGCCATTGGCGGCGTGAAGAAAAGCGGCTATGGTCGCGAGCTGTCCAGCTTTGGCGTCTACGAATTCTGCAACGTCCAGACGGTGTGGAAAAATCGTCGCTAA